Proteins from a single region of Bombus pascuorum chromosome 5, iyBomPasc1.1, whole genome shotgun sequence:
- the LOC132907428 gene encoding UNC93-like protein MFSD11 isoform X1, whose product MTIDRGFLNVLILSWGFMLVFTAFQTMGNIEKTVLQSINEDDPNFTGEAYTSLAIIYAVFATCNWLAPSYISMTGPRIAILTGACCYVLFIGSFLWPQNVLLYAASCILGLGAALIWTGHGQYLTENSDSDTMSRNAGIFWAIFQCSMFAGNLFVYFMFTDSKINATTRRLVFGVLTGLAILGTCLLATLRRISNSLVLGEAEGVSSADKELRIPEPARKKPLLAAWHALTDAIDLFITKKILLLSSMFVYTGLVLTFYSGVYSSSIGFTKAMGDSRKSLIGLSGIFIGIGEVVGGALFGIFGSKVSRICGVWSVVLTGFCAHLFAFVSIFLNLPNDSPFADTDSIGYITPSPVLAMAGSLALGFGDACFNTQVYSLLGILFPQRSAPAFALFKFCQSVAAAVSFAYSNVVYLHVQLLILTITIVIGTTTFCFVEYSTRRERESSQSESDVSSE is encoded by the exons ATGACAATAGATAGAGGCTTTTTAAATGTGTTGATACTGAGTTGGGGATTTATGCTGGTATTTACCGCGTTTCAGACAATGGGAAATATCGAG AAAACAGTGCTGCAAAGTATTAACGAGGATGATCCGAATTTCACCGGCGAGGCCTACACTAGCTTAGCGATAATCTATGCCGTGTTCGCCACGTGCAATTGGTTAGCGCCGTCGTACATTTCGATGACAGGGCCGAGGATCGCTATATTGACCGGCGCTTGTTGCTACGTCCTTTTCATAGGATCTTTCCTCTGGCCTCAAAACGTTCTGCTCTATGCTGCTTCCTGTATCCTAGGTCTGGGAGCTGCTTTGATATGGACTGGACACGGACAATACCTAACGGAAAACAGCGACTCGGACACAATGTCCAGAAACGCTGGTATATTCTGGGCGATTTTTCAGTGCTCCATGTTTGCTGGCAACCTTTTCGTCTACTTCATGTTTACCGATTCTAAGATCAATGCGACGACTAGGAGACTCGTTTTCGGTGTGCTCACCGGATTAGCTATTCTCGGCACGTGTTTACTGGCTACCTTGAGAAGGATATCGAATAGCCTAGTTTTAGGCGAAGCAGAAGGTGTCTCCAGCGCTGACAAAGAACTTCGCATACCAGAACCTGCAAGGAAGAAACCGTTGTTGGCTGCCTGGCATGCTTTAACCGATGCGATCGatctttttattacaaaaaagaTACTTCTGCTATCTTCCATGTTTGTGTATACTGGACTGGTGTTGACGTTTTATTCGGGCGTCTACTCGTCCAGTATCGGATTCACCAAAGCAATGGGTGATTCGCGTAAGAGTCTGATTGGTCTTTCTGGAATTTTCATTGGAATCGGAGAAGTGGTTGGCGGAGCTCTCTTTGGCATCTTTGGCTCGAAGGTATCTCGTATCTGTGGCGTGTGGTCGGTGGTGCTTACCGGGTTCTGCGCACATTTATTCGCTttcgtttccattttcttGAATCTACCGAACGACTCGCCATTCGCAGATACCGATAGCATAGGATATATCACTCCCTCGCCAGTTTTGGCAATGGCTGGAAGTCTCGCTCTGGGTTTTGGAGATGCCTGTTTCAATACCCAGGTCTATTCGTTATTAGGCATATTATTTCCACAACGAAGTGCACCAGCTTTCGCACTGTTTAAATTTTGCCAATCGGTCGCGGCTGCGGTAAGTTTCGCTTACAGTAATGTCGTTTATCTCCATGTACAGCTCCTAATCTTAACGATAACGATCGTTATTGGTACTACTACTTTCTGTTTCGTTGAGTATAGCACaagaagggaaagagagagtaGTCAATCGGAGAGCGACGTGTCGAGCGAGTAA
- the LOC132907428 gene encoding UNC93-like protein MFSD11 isoform X2 → MTIDRGFLNVLILSWGFMLVFTAFQTMGNIEKTVLQSINEDDPNFTGEAYTSLAIIYAVFATCNWLAPSYISMTGPRIAILTGACCYVLFIGSFLWPQNVLLYAASCILGLGAALIWTGHGQYLTENSDSDTMSRNAGIFWAIFQCSMFAGNLFVYFMFTDSKINATTRRLVFGVLTGLAILGTCLLATLRRISNSLVLGEAEGVSSADKELRIPEPARKKPLLAAWHALTDAIDLFITKKILLLSSMFVYTGLVLTFYSGVYSSSIGFTKAMGDSRKSLIGLSGIFIGIGEVVGGALFGIFGSKVSRICGVWSVVLTGFCAHLFAFVSIFLNLPNDSPFADTDSIGYITPSPVLAMAGSLALGFGDACFNTQVYSLLGILFPQRSAPAFALFKFCQSVAAAHKKGKRE, encoded by the exons ATGACAATAGATAGAGGCTTTTTAAATGTGTTGATACTGAGTTGGGGATTTATGCTGGTATTTACCGCGTTTCAGACAATGGGAAATATCGAG AAAACAGTGCTGCAAAGTATTAACGAGGATGATCCGAATTTCACCGGCGAGGCCTACACTAGCTTAGCGATAATCTATGCCGTGTTCGCCACGTGCAATTGGTTAGCGCCGTCGTACATTTCGATGACAGGGCCGAGGATCGCTATATTGACCGGCGCTTGTTGCTACGTCCTTTTCATAGGATCTTTCCTCTGGCCTCAAAACGTTCTGCTCTATGCTGCTTCCTGTATCCTAGGTCTGGGAGCTGCTTTGATATGGACTGGACACGGACAATACCTAACGGAAAACAGCGACTCGGACACAATGTCCAGAAACGCTGGTATATTCTGGGCGATTTTTCAGTGCTCCATGTTTGCTGGCAACCTTTTCGTCTACTTCATGTTTACCGATTCTAAGATCAATGCGACGACTAGGAGACTCGTTTTCGGTGTGCTCACCGGATTAGCTATTCTCGGCACGTGTTTACTGGCTACCTTGAGAAGGATATCGAATAGCCTAGTTTTAGGCGAAGCAGAAGGTGTCTCCAGCGCTGACAAAGAACTTCGCATACCAGAACCTGCAAGGAAGAAACCGTTGTTGGCTGCCTGGCATGCTTTAACCGATGCGATCGatctttttattacaaaaaagaTACTTCTGCTATCTTCCATGTTTGTGTATACTGGACTGGTGTTGACGTTTTATTCGGGCGTCTACTCGTCCAGTATCGGATTCACCAAAGCAATGGGTGATTCGCGTAAGAGTCTGATTGGTCTTTCTGGAATTTTCATTGGAATCGGAGAAGTGGTTGGCGGAGCTCTCTTTGGCATCTTTGGCTCGAAGGTATCTCGTATCTGTGGCGTGTGGTCGGTGGTGCTTACCGGGTTCTGCGCACATTTATTCGCTttcgtttccattttcttGAATCTACCGAACGACTCGCCATTCGCAGATACCGATAGCATAGGATATATCACTCCCTCGCCAGTTTTGGCAATGGCTGGAAGTCTCGCTCTGGGTTTTGGAGATGCCTGTTTCAATACCCAGGTCTATTCGTTATTAGGCATATTATTTCCACAACGAAGTGCACCAGCTTTCGCACTGTTTAAATTTTGCCAATCGGTCGCGGCTGCG CACaagaagggaaagagagagtaG